From Prochlorococcus marinus XMU1419, a single genomic window includes:
- a CDS encoding beta-ketoacyl-ACP synthase III, producing MEGIKLNQIGVSFKGSGSYVPDQILTNQKISQKVDTSDEWIKSRTGIAERRISSSGDNVTEMGYKAAKTAISMANWDIETIDLIILATSTPHDLFGSAPSIQAKLGANNAVAFDLTAACSGFLFALITASQFLKGGSFKRALVIGADQLSSFVDWNDRRSCILFGDGAGALAIEAISEFDNFIGFDMQTDGERGSFLNLPSKNKMDSIIDNVNFLSGGFSPIQMNGQEVYKFAVREVPLILDKLFRKTNISSDEIDWLVLHQANQRILDSVGERLKISRKKILSNLENYGNTSAATIPLMMDEAIRNNKIKQNDIIATSGFGAGLSWGAALIKWG from the coding sequence TTGGAAGGAATCAAGCTTAATCAGATTGGAGTTTCATTTAAAGGAAGTGGAAGTTATGTACCTGATCAAATATTGACCAATCAAAAAATTAGCCAAAAAGTAGATACTAGTGATGAGTGGATCAAATCCAGAACTGGCATTGCTGAGAGAAGAATTTCTAGTTCAGGAGATAATGTCACTGAAATGGGCTATAAAGCAGCAAAAACTGCGATATCAATGGCTAATTGGGACATTGAAACTATTGATTTAATTATCTTAGCTACCTCTACTCCACATGATTTATTTGGTTCAGCACCGTCTATTCAAGCTAAATTGGGTGCCAATAATGCTGTGGCTTTCGATTTAACTGCAGCATGTAGTGGTTTTTTATTCGCTTTAATAACAGCCTCACAATTCTTAAAAGGGGGTAGCTTCAAAAGGGCACTTGTTATAGGAGCAGATCAATTGTCAAGCTTTGTTGATTGGAATGATAGAAGAAGTTGTATTCTCTTTGGAGATGGTGCTGGTGCATTAGCAATTGAAGCAATAAGTGAATTTGATAATTTTATTGGTTTTGATATGCAAACTGATGGAGAAAGAGGTTCTTTTCTTAATCTTCCATCAAAAAATAAAATGGATTCCATAATTGATAATGTTAATTTTTTAAGTGGAGGTTTTTCTCCAATTCAGATGAACGGTCAGGAAGTTTATAAATTTGCAGTTAGAGAAGTCCCCTTAATTCTTGATAAGTTATTTAGAAAAACAAATATCAGTTCTGATGAAATTGATTGGCTTGTGTTGCATCAAGCTAATCAAAGAATATTGGATTCTGTAGGAGAAAGGTTAAAAATTTCTAGAAAAAAAATTCTTAGTAATTTAGAAAATTATGGAAATACTTCAGCAGCAACAATTCCACTAATGATGGATGAGGCCATAAGAAATAATAAAATTAAACAAAATGATATTATTGCTACAAGTGGATTTGGGGCTGGGTTAAGTTGGGGTGCAGCCCTCATTAAATGGGGTTAA
- the plsX gene encoding phosphate acyltransferase PlsX encodes MGKETLPKINKSRAIRRLVIWYKRNSAVTSIVDTAASSAATASNVASNVAGNVAGNVFSSAESVVNTASSVVSNASSLAKNTLQPLVFDPLKRLQNSDNILDKEGESQSNRIWIAVDGMGGDYAPGPILEGCLEAISRFPINIKFVGNIEKVKNSAEKIGLEELVEKEIKNNRLELIDSGEPIGMNEEATAVRKRKNASINVAMDLVRKNKAQAVYSAGNSGAMMASAIFRIGRLKGIDRPAIGALFPTRDQTRPVLVLDVGANTDCKPTYLHQFALLGNIYAKDVLQVKKPRIGLLNIGEEECKGNDLSLKTYELLSAEKSFDFGGNCEGRDVLSGNFDVVVCDGFTGNILLKFLESVGGVLLDILRSELPRGRRGKVGSAFLKSNLLRIKKRLDHAEHGGALLLGVNGICVIGHGSSKSLSVVSALRLAHSAVNHNVMENLNQLQKLQVLNS; translated from the coding sequence ATGGGGAAAGAAACTTTACCTAAAATTAACAAGTCCAGAGCTATCAGAAGATTAGTTATTTGGTATAAAAGAAACTCAGCCGTAACTTCAATAGTAGATACTGCTGCTAGTTCTGCCGCAACGGCTAGTAATGTTGCTAGTAATGTTGCAGGAAATGTTGCAGGAAATGTATTTTCAAGCGCTGAATCTGTTGTGAATACTGCTAGCAGTGTGGTTTCAAATGCCAGTTCATTGGCCAAGAATACATTGCAGCCATTAGTTTTTGATCCATTAAAAAGGTTGCAAAATAGCGATAATATTTTAGATAAAGAAGGGGAGTCGCAATCAAATAGGATTTGGATAGCAGTCGATGGCATGGGTGGAGACTATGCTCCAGGTCCAATCCTCGAGGGTTGTCTCGAAGCGATAAGTAGATTTCCAATAAATATAAAGTTTGTTGGCAATATTGAAAAAGTTAAAAATTCAGCAGAAAAAATTGGTTTAGAAGAATTAGTTGAAAAAGAAATAAAAAATAATCGTCTTGAATTAATTGATAGTGGAGAACCTATCGGAATGAATGAAGAGGCTACAGCGGTTAGAAAAAGGAAAAACGCGAGTATAAATGTTGCTATGGATTTAGTAAGAAAAAATAAAGCACAAGCTGTTTATTCAGCTGGTAATTCAGGAGCAATGATGGCTTCAGCCATATTTAGAATTGGTAGATTGAAAGGGATTGATAGACCTGCTATAGGGGCATTATTTCCAACAAGGGATCAAACTCGTCCCGTATTAGTTTTAGATGTTGGAGCTAATACCGACTGTAAACCAACTTATCTTCATCAGTTTGCACTTTTAGGTAATATTTATGCAAAAGATGTCTTGCAAGTGAAAAAACCAAGAATTGGCCTTTTAAATATTGGAGAAGAAGAATGCAAAGGTAATGATTTATCCTTAAAAACATATGAATTATTATCTGCTGAAAAAAGTTTTGATTTTGGAGGTAATTGTGAAGGTCGAGATGTTTTGTCAGGTAATTTTGATGTAGTAGTATGTGATGGGTTTACCGGGAATATATTATTAAAATTTCTTGAATCAGTGGGAGGCGTATTATTAGATATCTTACGATCAGAGCTTCCAAGAGGGAGGCGGGGAAAAGTTGGTTCAGCTTTTTTAAAAAGTAATTTACTCAGAATAAAGAAAAGATTAGATCACGCTGAACATGGTGGTGCCTTATTACTCGGGGTAAACGGTATTTGCGTAATAGGCCATGGTAGCAGTAAGTCTTTATCAGTAGTTAGTGCTCTTCGCTTGGCTCACTCGGCAGTGAACCATAACGTGATGGAAAATTTAAATCAACTTCAAAAGCTTCAAGTTTTAAATTCTTAA
- a CDS encoding photosystem I assembly protein Ycf3 translates to MPSNQNRDNFIDKAFTVIAESIVKIMPIAEKEKKAYIYYRDGLAAQNNGDYSEALEYYKESLLLEENKIDRGETLKNMAIIYMSNGEEDLSIETYEKALLENPKQPSCLKNIGLIYEKRGRYAEQNGDLDQRDIWFDKAAEVWSKAVRLYPGGYLDIENWLKNSGRSSIDMYL, encoded by the coding sequence GTGCCTAGTAATCAAAACAGAGACAATTTTATCGACAAAGCTTTTACTGTAATTGCTGAATCAATAGTAAAAATAATGCCTATTGCAGAGAAAGAAAAAAAAGCATATATCTATTATAGAGATGGCCTAGCTGCTCAAAATAATGGGGATTATTCTGAAGCATTAGAGTATTACAAAGAGAGTTTACTACTTGAAGAAAATAAAATTGATAGGGGTGAGACTCTAAAAAATATGGCAATAATATATATGAGTAATGGTGAAGAGGATCTGTCTATTGAAACTTATGAAAAAGCATTATTAGAAAATCCCAAACAGCCATCATGCCTTAAAAATATAGGTTTGATTTATGAAAAAAGGGGAAGATATGCAGAGCAAAATGGAGATTTAGATCAGAGAGATATTTGGTTTGATAAAGCTGCCGAAGTCTGGTCTAAAGCAGTGAGATTATATCCAGGAGGTTATCTAGATATTGAGAATTGGTTGAAAAACTCAGGAAGAAGTTCAATCGATATGTACCTCTAA
- a CDS encoding heavy metal translocating P-type ATPase, whose translation MESIQLSIKGMKCGGCVSTVEKILNNSDGIENVSVNLLTESAYFEITQNHIKIETVLKNLKENGFPSKIYINDFSKKINKTELEKKKKWNNQWKKLTFALLLLLFSGLGHLAEGRYINSPILGNIFFHASLATLALLFPGRVIIINGFKSFIKNRPDMDSLVALGVTSSYTTSLLSLIFPATGFPCFFNEPVMLLGFILIGRFLEERARYQTGSSIGELLDLQPEMANIYTEDNQIKSIRVNTLRPDQEIQVLAGDRVPADCIVIQGNSYVDVSHITGESKPIEIKEGENLSSGSLNLNSTLRLKVQKVGGDSSLAKLVNLIESVNARKPRIQRIADEIAGKFTYFVLIFATLTFFFWWMCARKIWPDLLSHNHQFFTHSNHTLHSSLGSNADNFLSLAIQLSIAVLVIACPCALGLATPTVITVASGKAAKKGVLFKGGDKIEMASKINHIIFDKTGTLTKGKPFIVGYKYNYDNSFLLRIAASLEKESRHPIANALIQEAKKQNLSLFPIKKIFTYSGRGISGELESIDGLINIGNIEWLLSKGTIIDSDAKKVIENEETKTNTIIGVSIKDKLLGFIFLGDLLRDDSIKTVQNLRENKFKINILSGDRKQTVLALAKKIGCKETEVKWDLLPEMKLKTIENLKINSKVAMIGDGINDVPALACSDLGIAVGSGTQIAKANADVVLMGDQLNGLPYALNLAKKTIRKIKQNLTWAFGYNLLAIPLAAGILFPKYGILLTPSLAALLMAVSSITVVINALSLD comes from the coding sequence ATGGAAAGTATTCAATTAAGCATTAAAGGGATGAAGTGTGGAGGTTGTGTGAGTACTGTTGAAAAAATATTAAATAATTCCGATGGTATTGAAAATGTCTCTGTTAACTTACTAACTGAAAGTGCATATTTTGAAATTACCCAGAATCATATAAAAATAGAAACAGTTCTCAAAAATCTAAAAGAGAATGGATTCCCATCAAAGATTTACATAAATGATTTTTCAAAAAAAATAAATAAGACAGAATTAGAAAAAAAAAAGAAGTGGAATAATCAATGGAAAAAATTAACTTTTGCTTTATTGCTTTTATTATTTTCAGGTTTAGGTCATCTAGCAGAAGGAAGATATATAAATTCTCCAATATTAGGTAATATATTTTTTCACGCTTCATTAGCAACATTAGCTCTATTATTTCCTGGCAGAGTAATAATTATTAATGGATTTAAATCATTCATTAAGAATCGTCCGGATATGGATTCTTTAGTAGCTCTTGGAGTAACTAGCTCATATACAACGAGTCTTCTATCCCTAATATTTCCTGCTACTGGTTTTCCTTGTTTTTTTAATGAACCAGTTATGCTTTTAGGTTTTATATTGATTGGGCGTTTCTTAGAGGAAAGAGCAAGATACCAAACTGGTTCATCCATTGGAGAGTTATTAGATCTTCAACCTGAAATGGCAAATATCTACACTGAAGATAATCAAATCAAATCAATAAGAGTTAACACTTTAAGACCTGATCAAGAGATTCAAGTTTTAGCAGGAGATAGAGTACCTGCTGACTGCATTGTTATTCAAGGTAATTCATATGTTGATGTTTCACATATTACTGGAGAATCCAAACCTATCGAGATAAAAGAAGGCGAAAATCTATCTAGTGGATCTTTAAATCTTAATTCAACTCTTAGACTTAAAGTTCAAAAGGTCGGAGGGGATTCTTCTCTTGCAAAACTTGTAAACCTTATTGAGTCTGTAAACGCTAGAAAACCTCGGATCCAAAGAATTGCAGATGAAATTGCAGGCAAATTTACTTACTTTGTACTTATTTTTGCTACTTTAACTTTCTTCTTTTGGTGGATGTGTGCAAGAAAAATTTGGCCAGATTTATTAAGTCATAATCATCAATTCTTCACTCACTCAAACCATACACTTCATAGTTCGCTTGGTAGTAATGCTGACAATTTCCTTAGTTTAGCCATTCAATTATCAATTGCCGTTTTAGTAATAGCTTGTCCATGTGCATTAGGTTTAGCCACCCCAACTGTAATAACTGTCGCATCAGGTAAAGCAGCAAAAAAAGGAGTTTTATTTAAAGGCGGAGACAAAATTGAGATGGCTTCAAAAATTAATCACATTATTTTTGACAAGACAGGTACATTGACAAAAGGTAAGCCTTTCATTGTTGGTTACAAATATAATTATGATAATTCATTCTTATTGAGAATAGCTGCCAGTTTAGAAAAGGAAAGCAGACATCCAATCGCAAATGCCTTAATTCAGGAGGCAAAAAAACAAAATTTAAGTTTATTTCCCATAAAAAAAATTTTTACTTATTCAGGTCGAGGTATTTCTGGAGAACTAGAGTCAATTGATGGACTTATTAATATTGGAAATATTGAATGGCTTTTAAGTAAAGGAACAATTATTGATAGTGATGCAAAAAAAGTTATTGAAAATGAAGAGACAAAAACGAACACTATTATTGGAGTAAGTATCAAAGATAAGTTATTAGGCTTTATCTTCCTAGGAGATTTACTCAGAGATGATTCAATTAAAACAGTACAAAATTTAAGAGAAAACAAATTTAAAATTAATATTTTAAGTGGAGATAGGAAACAAACAGTTTTAGCTTTAGCAAAAAAAATTGGTTGTAAAGAAACAGAAGTAAAATGGGATCTTCTTCCTGAAATGAAACTTAAGACTATAGAAAATTTAAAAATTAATAGTAAAGTAGCAATGATTGGTGATGGTATTAATGATGTCCCAGCCTTAGCATGCTCAGACTTAGGAATTGCAGTAGGATCAGGTACTCAAATAGCTAAGGCAAATGCAGATGTAGTATTGATGGGAGATCAACTAAATGGATTACCCTACGCCTTAAATCTTGCAAAAAAAACCATAAGAAAAATCAAGCAAAATCTAACATGGGCTTTTGGTTACAACTTACTAGCTATACCTTTAGCCGCCGGCATTTTGTTCCCTAAATACGGTATTCTTCTTACTCCCTCATTAGCAGCATTATTAATGGCTGTTAGCTCAATTACAGTTGTAATTAATGCTTTATCTTTGGATTAA
- the rpaB gene encoding response regulator transcription factor RpaB produces the protein MALSSQTKETILVADDEASIRRILETRLSMIGYKVVTASDGKEALKLFKDYEPDLVVLDVMMPKLDGYGVCQELRKDSDVPIVMLTALGDVADRITGLELGADDYVVKPFSPKELEARIRCVLRRIDKEQMPGMPNSGLILVTDIKIDTNRRQVFKSDERIRLTGMEFSLLELLVSRSGEPFSRGEILKEVWGYTPERHVDTRVVDVHISRLRSKLEADPANPELILTARGTGYLFQRIVDIAPFDGK, from the coding sequence ATGGCTTTATCTAGTCAAACCAAAGAAACAATACTGGTCGCTGATGACGAGGCAAGTATTAGAAGAATTCTGGAGACACGTCTTTCCATGATTGGCTACAAAGTTGTAACTGCAAGTGATGGTAAAGAGGCACTTAAGTTATTTAAAGATTATGAACCCGATTTAGTTGTGCTTGACGTAATGATGCCAAAGTTAGATGGATATGGAGTTTGTCAAGAATTAAGGAAAGATTCTGATGTTCCAATCGTTATGTTGACTGCATTAGGAGATGTTGCAGATAGGATAACAGGATTAGAATTAGGAGCAGACGATTATGTAGTTAAACCATTTAGTCCAAAGGAACTAGAGGCTAGAATTAGGTGTGTTCTAAGAAGAATTGACAAAGAACAAATGCCTGGGATGCCTAATTCAGGTTTAATTTTAGTCACAGATATAAAGATTGATACAAATAGGAGACAAGTGTTTAAAAGTGATGAGAGAATTAGACTAACTGGTATGGAATTTAGTCTTTTAGAGCTTTTGGTTAGTAGGTCAGGAGAGCCATTTAGTAGAGGAGAGATATTGAAAGAGGTTTGGGGATACACACCCGAAAGACACGTAGATACAAGAGTAGTTGATGTACATATATCGAGATTAAGGTCAAAACTGGAGGCTGATCCAGCAAATCCTGAATTGATATTAACAGCAAGAGGTACAGGATATCTTTTTCAGCGTATTGTTGATATTGCACCTTTTGATGGGAAGTAG
- the tmk gene encoding dTMP kinase, translated as MKGKFIVIEGIDGCGKTTQIDELSKWLPNSGLIKKGSKLITTREPGGSLLGKKLRGLILDNNEKNKPSSLAELLLYSADRAEHVSKIISPALNNNDWVISDRFSDSTLAYQGYGRNINLEIIQNIESIVCQGEYPDLTFFLEISPEESIFRRKNEIPDRIESEGMRFLEKVNEGFKLIAKQKNWKVISASQNIKTISNQIKETLLNHFSDNK; from the coding sequence ATGAAAGGAAAATTTATCGTTATTGAGGGTATTGATGGATGTGGTAAAACAACCCAAATAGATGAACTATCTAAATGGCTTCCTAATAGTGGTCTAATAAAGAAAGGGTCTAAATTAATCACAACTAGAGAGCCGGGAGGCAGTCTTTTAGGGAAAAAACTTAGAGGACTGATCCTTGATAATAATGAAAAAAACAAGCCTTCATCTCTTGCGGAATTATTGCTTTATTCAGCGGATAGAGCTGAACACGTTTCCAAAATTATTTCACCTGCATTAAATAACAATGATTGGGTAATAAGTGATAGATTTTCCGATTCGACCCTGGCTTATCAAGGGTATGGAAGAAATATAAATTTAGAAATAATTCAAAATATTGAATCTATTGTATGTCAAGGAGAATATCCTGATCTCACTTTCTTTTTAGAAATTTCTCCAGAAGAGAGCATATTCCGAAGAAAAAATGAAATCCCAGACAGAATAGAATCAGAAGGTATGAGATTTTTAGAAAAAGTAAATGAAGGCTTCAAACTAATTGCCAAACAAAAAAACTGGAAAGTAATATCTGCTTCACAAAATATTAAAACTATTTCTAATCAAATTAAAGAGACTTTGCTAAACCATTTTTCTGATAACAAATGA
- the radA gene encoding DNA repair protein RadA, which produces MSSNFSTFICQNCGTETSQYFGKCLNCNSWNSIVEEIKSKRSRHQDIKSIKKSIPFNEISSKKISRFTSGFKEFDRVLGGGIVPGSVVLLGGEPGIGKSTLVLQSAGKISLNERVLYITAEESLEQVKIRWERLNQSSIDLKIFAETNLSLIIEEIKRINPSYAIIDSIQAIHNHEMESSPGSVSQVRACSSELQNLAKDNNIALLIIGHVTKDGALAGPKTLEHLVDTVINFEGDNISSHRLLRSIKNRFGSTFEIGIFEMLEEGLREIKNPSSIFTNKENISGVTTTITNEGTRPLAVDIQALVNKTFYSNPRRTTTGISTNRLHQILAVIEKHVGIKLSEFDCYIATGGGFEINDPSSDLGVAISILSSLKNIPPLADSSFIGELGLSGQVRKSNNLRTKIEEAVRLGIKNIVVPKLDDELNNNFQNLINIKEISNIKEAVDYSLSG; this is translated from the coding sequence ATGTCTAGCAACTTTTCGACCTTTATTTGTCAAAATTGCGGTACTGAAACTTCTCAATACTTTGGAAAATGTCTAAATTGCAACTCATGGAATTCCATTGTAGAAGAAATTAAAAGCAAGAGATCTAGACATCAAGATATTAAAAGTATTAAGAAATCTATACCGTTTAATGAAATTTCATCAAAAAAAATATCAAGATTTACAAGTGGTTTTAAAGAATTTGATCGAGTTCTTGGAGGTGGAATAGTACCCGGATCTGTTGTTTTACTTGGAGGTGAACCAGGTATAGGTAAAAGCACATTAGTTCTTCAATCAGCAGGAAAAATATCTCTCAATGAGAGAGTTTTATACATAACTGCAGAAGAATCTTTAGAACAAGTAAAAATTAGATGGGAAAGATTAAATCAAAGCAGTATTGATTTGAAAATTTTTGCAGAAACTAATTTATCCCTAATTATTGAAGAGATCAAACGTATAAATCCGAGTTACGCAATTATTGATAGTATTCAAGCCATCCATAATCATGAAATGGAGAGTTCACCAGGATCGGTTTCTCAAGTTAGAGCATGTTCATCTGAATTGCAAAATCTCGCCAAAGACAATAATATCGCTCTTCTAATAATTGGCCATGTAACCAAAGATGGTGCTTTAGCTGGTCCTAAAACTCTAGAGCATTTAGTTGATACAGTAATAAACTTTGAAGGAGATAATATTTCCTCTCATAGATTACTAAGAAGTATAAAGAATCGATTTGGATCAACCTTTGAAATTGGGATTTTTGAAATGCTTGAAGAGGGCTTACGAGAGATTAAAAACCCAAGTTCAATTTTTACAAATAAAGAAAATATTTCAGGTGTAACAACTACGATTACAAATGAGGGCACTCGACCATTAGCAGTTGATATACAAGCACTAGTCAATAAAACTTTCTATAGTAACCCAAGACGAACTACAACTGGAATTAGCACAAATAGATTACATCAAATTCTAGCTGTTATTGAAAAACACGTAGGTATAAAATTATCTGAATTTGATTGTTATATAGCTACTGGTGGTGGTTTTGAGATAAATGATCCCTCATCTGACCTAGGTGTAGCAATATCAATTTTATCAAGTTTGAAAAATATTCCTCCTCTGGCAGATAGCTCATTTATTGGGGAATTGGGTTTGAGCGGTCAGGTTAGAAAATCGAATAACCTTCGAACAAAGATAGAGGAAGCCGTAAGACTAGGGATCAAAAATATCGTAGTGCCAAAACTAGATGATGAACTAAATAATAATTTTCAAAATTTAATAAATATCAAAGAGATATCCAATATTAAAGAAGCAGTCGACTATTCTTTATCAGGTTAA
- a CDS encoding DNA polymerase III subunit delta', with product MIEIKKNNFFLHEEVDICLNNIIKNKTFANGYIFYGAEGLGKKQTALQFIKEIFKQSSPKENVEEKITNNNHPDFLIVEPDSLYKSKNSGSSDLEKTIKSGSEIIKIAQIRNIKTFLSQKSINSEKKIVLIIDAHLLNEAASNCLLKTLEEPNNGIFILLTSKLNLLLDTIISRCQIVRFRSFSGIQIKSILKEYLDNSKLNIHTKLKFEDLINSANGSPNQLLQNIQILNDFSNEIISKMDSPIKNSLEILEISKSISEKLEIFQQICLVNLIQTIWWRKTKNIGLIKKLENLKILLRKNIQPRLAWEITFLKISMENTRG from the coding sequence ATGATTGAGATTAAAAAAAATAATTTTTTCTTGCATGAAGAAGTCGATATCTGTCTTAACAACATAATTAAAAACAAAACATTTGCTAATGGATATATATTTTATGGTGCAGAAGGATTAGGAAAGAAACAAACTGCTCTGCAATTTATAAAAGAGATTTTCAAACAGTCTTCGCCAAAAGAAAATGTTGAAGAGAAAATTACAAACAATAACCATCCTGATTTTTTAATTGTTGAACCTGATTCTCTTTATAAATCTAAAAATTCAGGAAGTTCCGATCTTGAAAAAACAATAAAAAGTGGGTCTGAAATTATTAAAATTGCTCAAATACGGAATATCAAAACTTTTCTTAGTCAAAAATCAATAAACTCAGAAAAAAAAATTGTTTTAATTATTGATGCACACCTCTTAAACGAAGCTGCCTCAAATTGCCTTTTAAAAACCTTAGAAGAACCTAATAATGGCATTTTCATTTTACTAACGTCTAAATTAAACCTTCTCTTAGATACGATCATCTCAAGGTGTCAAATCGTCAGATTTCGATCTTTTTCTGGTATACAAATAAAGTCTATTTTGAAAGAATATCTAGATAATTCTAAATTAAATATTCATACAAAATTAAAATTTGAAGATTTAATAAACTCTGCAAATGGATCTCCAAATCAATTATTGCAAAATATTCAAATTTTGAATGATTTTTCAAATGAAATAATAAGTAAAATGGATTCTCCAATAAAAAATAGTTTGGAAATATTAGAAATATCTAAATCAATATCTGAAAAGTTAGAAATTTTTCAACAGATTTGTTTAGTAAATTTAATTCAAACTATTTGGTGGAGAAAAACGAAAAATATCGGTTTAATTAAAAAACTTGAAAATTTAAAGATCCTCTTAAGAAAAAATATTCAACCAAGACTGGCATGGGAGATTACTTTTTTAAAAATTTCAATGGAAAATACACGAGGTTAA
- a CDS encoding response regulator transcription factor — protein MKISILLIEDDRDMRDLVARHLEHSGFDVQKAEDGIKGQALALQYSPDLILLDLMLPSVDGLTLCQRLRRDERTSNIPILMITALGGLKDKVTGFNSGADDYITKPFDLEELHVRIKALLRRTNRAQLNSSNQQEILNYGPLTLVPERFEAIWFESPVRLTHLEFELLHCLLQRHGQTVSPALILKEVWGYEPDDDIETIRVHIRHLRTKLEPDPRKPIYIKTVYGAGYCLELPIGSQVETAKQEFIQAKNPDLINSAVD, from the coding sequence ATGAAAATTTCAATCCTCTTAATTGAAGACGATCGTGATATGCGTGATTTGGTGGCTAGGCATCTAGAACATTCTGGTTTCGATGTCCAAAAAGCTGAAGATGGAATTAAAGGACAAGCATTAGCTCTTCAATATTCACCAGATTTAATACTCTTAGATTTAATGCTACCTAGTGTTGATGGATTAACTTTATGCCAGAGACTAAGAAGAGATGAAAGAACATCAAATATACCAATTTTGATGATAACTGCATTAGGCGGTCTTAAAGATAAAGTTACTGGGTTTAATTCTGGAGCAGATGATTACATTACTAAACCATTCGACCTAGAAGAATTACATGTACGTATAAAAGCTTTATTAAGAAGGACCAATAGAGCGCAATTGAATTCAAGTAATCAGCAAGAAATATTAAATTATGGCCCTTTAACTCTTGTTCCGGAAAGATTTGAAGCTATCTGGTTTGAATCTCCTGTTAGGTTAACTCATCTTGAATTTGAGCTGCTACATTGTCTCTTGCAGAGGCATGGTCAAACTGTATCGCCAGCATTAATACTAAAAGAGGTTTGGGGATACGAACCTGATGATGATATTGAGACAATAAGGGTTCATATTAGACACTTACGCACTAAGCTTGAACCTGATCCACGTAAACCTATTTATATAAAAACTGTATATGGTGCTGGGTATTGTCTTGAGTTACCTATTGGTTCTCAAGTGGAAACTGCTAAGCAAGAATTTATTCAAGCAAAAAATCCTGATTTGATAAATTCTGCAGTGGATTAA
- a CDS encoding DUF7326 family protein, which yields MKKKQIIYSDLSKKQLENLKELYIQKKVESMSHQELKQYVLEIISHQINDTIDKEEEMEAWREMSGFFGEQFEMIILEIQTKYIDDKNVIETEIDSQKQRIELLERNNFDQEKKDMWDD from the coding sequence ATGAAAAAGAAGCAGATTATCTATTCTGATTTATCAAAAAAACAACTAGAGAATCTTAAAGAACTTTATATTCAAAAAAAAGTTGAATCGATGAGTCATCAAGAACTTAAACAATACGTACTAGAAATTATTTCTCATCAGATCAACGATACTATTGACAAAGAAGAGGAAATGGAAGCATGGAGAGAAATGTCAGGTTTTTTTGGAGAACAATTTGAAATGATTATTTTAGAAATACAAACAAAATATATTGATGACAAAAACGTAATTGAAACAGAAATAGATTCTCAGAAACAAAGAATAGAATTACTTGAAAGGAATAATTTCGATCAAGAGAAAAAGGATATGTGGGATGACTAG